TGGAGGAGCTCAAAACCACCGTGGCGGATCTCTGCCAAAGCACAATAGGGCCGAAGCGTTACCACGACTCTCAGACTCTCTTAAGCGGCGCCATGACCAACCTGTACACGTGTCTGGATGGCTTTGCGTACAGCAAAGGGCACGTGAGGGAGAAGATTGAAGAGGGGCTGATGGAGATTTCGCATCTCGTAAGCAACTCGTTGGCCATGCTGAAGAAAGTGCCCGAAAAGAAGAAACAGTTAAAGAACGAGATTTTTCCCGAATATGGAAAGATGAAAGACGGGTTCCCGTCCTGGGTTACCCCTAAAGACCGGAAGTTGCTTCAAGCTCAGGTGAATGAAACGAAGTTCGACCTTGTTGTGGCCAAAGATGGCAGTGGCAACTTCACCACTATAGGTGAAGCAGTGGCGGCAGCTCCAAACTCCAGCGCGACCAGGCAAGTATACTACCACCTTATCCATCACGTTATCACCTTCAGtactatgtttttcttttcttttcttttctttttttaattggaaCTTGTTAAACAaactctttaatatttttatatagaatcacaagaaaaattaaactagAAGTAAGATTCACCAAATCTTGTAATGTATGATAGAGATGATCTGGTAATAGCGATAGGATATTAAATGATGCATTGAATGCATTTtcagaataaaagtaaaatattaatattaaactgGTATGATATGATCGAAAAGCATAGCCATTATATATGTGGTTTTAAATTGTTTGACATTTTATGAAGTGGTAAATTTTTGAAATGTGTAGATTTGTGATACACATAAAAGCTGGGGCATACTTCGAGAACGTGGAGGTAATAAGAAGGAAGACGAATCTGATGTGGGTCGGAGATGGAATTGGAAAGACTGTTGTGAAGGCAAGCAGGAACGTCGTTGATGGCTGGACTACTTTCCAATCTGCCACTGTCGGTGCGTTTTACTAAAACCTTTCTAATTTCCTTATACTGGTGTTCCTCATAGAAAGTTGTTTGGTATTCATTGTTTAAGGGTAACataaaacaaacatgaaaacaaaaagtccaACAACTAATTTGTCTGAATTAATGTTCATTCAATTTGAAGGCAATAATATAGcagaagaaaaaatagagacaAAAATGTCACTCCTTccattatttgaattattactAGTATATAGTAAAGGTAAAACAAACATTCGAATATCACAATCACATTACACAATAAAGCGGGAAGCACTTAGACCTTTATCAGCATTTTCAGATGCTCTATATAGTAACCTATATTCGAATATCAAAATCACGGGCCGGTGTCGGTTCTCTGACAAGCATACTGATAAGAATTACTACTATCGGAACCTGCGCTTTgtcattttctatattttttttcatttctggGAAACAAATTAGATTTGAACAAGACAACTAGAATTAAACTACTTGTTTCAAGCCTAccaattaaattcatatattaaagcTATGGGATTAACGTATCAattgccttttctttttcctgcGATTAACTAACTAATATCTATCAAGCTTATTTTATTACAAACAAAATTGAAAGGTATAAATAGCAAGGAAAATATCTTTTGCAACACTAGTAATTGAGTAACAGTTATTTTGTTGGCTGTTAAgtacatataaattattatatcagtaatgtcattttttttcttgataattGACTTAAGATCTAAGTTCAGGAAGAAGAATTAACATGTGAATAATTTggtatatatttctttaaaattgaaaatggatGGATTTACAGGATGGACAGCACAAAAAGAGTTAGAGATATATTGCATAAGAACTttgtcttatatatatatatatatatattgtaaaaccaaaaataatgtGCCCTTCATGACAAGACACCTTGGCCTACATATATTTCGTTTATATTTTATGACAGCTGCCGACAACTTTAACTATAAACACTTATGTATGGAATTGATGTTTGTGGCGTTCAGCTGTGGTTGGAGACGGATTCATAGCAAAAGGTGTAACCTTTGAGAACTCAGCTGGGCCCAGCAAACACCAAGCTGTGGCTCTAAGAAACGGTGCTGATTTCTCAGCTTTCTACCAGTGCAGCTTTGTTGCCTACCAAGACACGCTCTATGTCCATTCTCTGCGTCAATTCTACCGCGAATGCGACGTTTATGGAACCGTGGACTTCATCTTTGGTAATGCAGCGGCGGTGCTCCAGAACTGCAACTTGTACGCAAGAAAGCCTAATAAAAACCAGAGGAACCTGTTCACTGCACAAGGTAGAGAAGACCCTAATCAAAGCACCGGCATTTCCATCATAAACTGCAAGGT
The sequence above is drawn from the Vigna radiata var. radiata cultivar VC1973A chromosome 3, Vradiata_ver6, whole genome shotgun sequence genome and encodes:
- the LOC106757978 gene encoding pectinesterase; this translates as MLEIHCYHFSFFFFFFISRKMLPHIPCILSALHVILLFSATQFSITAEATRALEQTQLHFHVANSTCEGTLYPDLCVSTLTSFPDLTSKNLPQMICSVVNHTIYEVTLSSSNCSSLRKKLPSLNKLEQRALDDCLDLFDETVEELKTTVADLCQSTIGPKRYHDSQTLLSGAMTNLYTCLDGFAYSKGHVREKIEEGLMEISHLVSNSLAMLKKVPEKKKQLKNEIFPEYGKMKDGFPSWVTPKDRKLLQAQVNETKFDLVVAKDGSGNFTTIGEAVAAAPNSSATRFVIHIKAGAYFENVEVIRRKTNLMWVGDGIGKTVVKASRNVVDGWTTFQSATVAVVGDGFIAKGVTFENSAGPSKHQAVALRNGADFSAFYQCSFVAYQDTLYVHSLRQFYRECDVYGTVDFIFGNAAAVLQNCNLYARKPNKNQRNLFTAQGREDPNQSTGISIINCKVAAAADLIPVKSEFRNYLGRPWKMYSRTVFLNSLMEDLIEPAGWLEWNGTFALDTLYYGEYNNRGPGANTSGRVTWPGYRVITNSTEASQFTVQNFIQGNEWLNSYGIPFFSDLT